One genomic region from Octopus sinensis linkage group LG13, ASM634580v1, whole genome shotgun sequence encodes:
- the LOC115218606 gene encoding solute carrier family 22 member 15-like, translating to MENNLMELNDVNGKTISEFKVSSNSEITEEILKKCGGYGLFQKICTAFVLTFLILDALSYLTVVFIREEVAFACYPANFNESMIPSNISLDEFLSDVTVKEEKCSVYNLDTEEGFYVLPTSNSTKEPCNYGRKFFPKDVTYMVSDYDLVCDREWLKNIAAPAMFGGVLVGALTVAPFSDKFGRFKIYIFGEIFYLLCRAVKLNSPNYVMLIVMYFLEGLAQSFSFLVTYTILIECVSQDYRMPLNFISHGAFAIGEILLAGVAYLIRDWKHLQYATCLPRVVLVVVAFKYLPESPRWLLNKKRFAKAKRAFEKMARTNKKDSRGAINLIRMLQAEAESNPGTNRKFRDKTYTALHLLKIPRRAMISINLWFCWFVNSMLYYGVTLNSVDMSGNKYLNFLMISVIEIPSGILGVVLYHYFGHRKPLFFLMVFGGINCIVSNFVPTGNFWYPLILTVLGKLGATASFSGVYLTSAELFPTVVRNIGLGTSSSFARVGSLVSPLILGLTVYGSWIPLTVYGILGIFSGFLILLLPEMKESSLLQTFEEMDKL from the exons TTTCGTCAAATTCAGAAATTACCGaggaaatattaaagaaatgtgGGGGATATGGTTTGTTTCAGAAGATATGCACCGCTTTTGTTTTAACCTTTCTAATACTAGACGCCCTGTCATATTTAACGGTGGTGTTTATACGAGAGGAAGTCGCCTTTGCTTGCTATCCTGCAAATTTCAATGAATCCATGATTCCATCAAATATTTCTTTGGATGAATTCTTAAGTGATGTAACTGTCAAAGAGGAGAAATGTTCCGTGTATAACCTGGATACTGAAGAAGGATTTTATGTCCTACCCACAAGTAATTCTACAAAGGAACCGTGTAATTATGGTCGAAAGTTCTTCCCGAAGGATGTAACATATATGGTATCTGAC TATGACTTGGTTTGTGACAGAGAATGGTTGAAGAACATTGCGGCACCAGCAATGTTCGGCGGTGTCCTGGTTGGAGCTTTAACAGTTGCTCCATTCTCCGACAA ATTCGGCCggtttaaaatatacatttttggaGAGATATTCTATTTGCTCTGCCGAGCTGTCAAACTAAACTCACCGAATTATGTGATGCTGATAGTTATGTACTTCCTCGAAGGACTTGCACAATCCTTCTCCTTTTTAGTTACATATACCATAC TAATAGAATGTGTCTCTCAAGATTACCGAATGCctttgaattttatttctcaTGGAGCTTTTGCCATTGGAGAAATACTTCTGGCTGGTGTGGCATATCTAATTCGTGACTGGAAACATCTACAGTATGCTACCTGCCTTCCACGTGTTGTGTTGGTCGTTGTAGCATTCAA ATATCTTCCTGAATCTCCAAGATGGCTTCTTAATAAAAAGAGATTTGCAAAAGCCAAAAGAGCATTTGAGAAGATGGCAAGAACAAATAAGAAAGACAGTAGGGGTGCGATAAATCTTATTCGGATGCTTCAAGCAGAAGCAGAAAGCAATCCTGGAACTAACCGAAAATTTCGAGACAAGACCTACACAGCACTTCATTTGTTAAAAATACCTCGAAGAGCGATGATTTCGATAAACCTTTGGTTTTGctg GTTTGTCAACAGTATGCTTTACTACGGAGTAACACTAAATTCCGTTGATATGTCTGGAAATAAATACTTAAACTTCCTGATGATCTCCGTAATAGAGATTCCGTCTGGTATTCTTGGAGTTGTACTCTACCATTACTTTGGTCATCGTAAGCCACTCTTTTTCCTGATGGTCTTTGGTGGAATTAACTGCATAGTCTCCAACTTTGTGCCAACAG gtaacTTTTGGTATCCTCTGATATTGACTGTCCTCGGGAAGCTGGGTGCGACAGCATCCTTTAGCGGTGTTTATCTGACGTCAGCAGAACTGTTTCCTACAGTCGTAAG GAACATTGGTCTGGGAACGTCTTCATCGTTCGCTCGAGTAGGTTCTCTCGTTTCACCACTGATTCTTGGACTTACTGTATATGGTTCCTGGATACCTCTCACTGTCTATGGAATTTTGGGTATCTTTTCTGGATTCCTGATCCTTTTACTTCCTGAAATGAAGGAATCGTCTTTGCTCCAAACATTTGAAGAAATGGATAAGTTGTAG